The following are encoded together in the Lathyrus oleraceus cultivar Zhongwan6 chromosome 3, CAAS_Psat_ZW6_1.0, whole genome shotgun sequence genome:
- the LOC127127442 gene encoding beta-glucosidase 11, whose protein sequence is MAFVLTVFVVVILVLFSWSADSLSRDEFPSDFVFGASTSAYQVEGAANEDGRKPSIWDTYSHAGNANMYKGDGDVACDGYHKYKEDVQLMANMGLDAYRFSISWSRLIPDGKGAINPKGLEYYNNLINELTSHGIQPHVTLHHWDLPQTLEDEYEGWISRNVVYDFTAYADVCFREFGDRVKYWTTLNEVNVFAMVGYGIGAAPPQRCSPFSLGNCSRGNSSTEPYLAAHHMLLAHASVARLYNKKYKGIQHGFIGLNLLTISFVPVTNTSGDIIATQGAQDFWMGWILNPLTFGDYPDIMKKNIGSRLPSFTKEESNLIRNSIDFLGINFYSTFSVNNHSKSLNMKDIDLIPDMDAEITMLPENDTSINTVLDSLKNDYGKFPIYIHENGHQTPHSSSLNDFSRIKSLHKYIGSIAKAIRSGSNIKGYFVWSFLDVFEIIGGYEESLGLYYTDFKDPNLKRQPKLSAKWYSNFLKNKPIDPKIIMKVESDASLL, encoded by the exons ATGGCTTTTGTTTTGACAGTGTTTGTAGTTGTAATTCTCGTCCTCTTCTCTTGGAGTGCTGATAGTTTGAGCAGAGATGAGTTTCCTTCCGACTTTGTCTTTGGTGCATCAACCTCTGCCTACCAG GTTGAAGGTGCAGCAAATGAAGATGGTAGGAAACCAAGCATATGGGATACCTATTCTCACGCTGGAAATG CAAATATGTACAAAGGAGATGGAGATGTTGCATGTGATGGATATCACAAATATAAG GAAGATGTGCAACTCATGGCTAATATGGGGCTAGATGCCTATAGGTTTTCAATATCATGGTCAAGACTTATTCCAG ATGGAAAAGGAGCAATCAATCCCAAAGGACTTGAATATTACAACAACCTCATCAATGAACTGACAAGCCATGGGATCCAACCACATGTTACATTGCATCATTGGGATCTACCACAAACACTTGAGGACGAATATGAAGGATGGATTAGTAGAAATGTTGTGTATGATTTCACAGCATATGCTGATGTATGCTTCAGAGAATTTGGTGATAGAGTTAAGTATTGGACCACACTGAATGAGGTTAATGTGTTTGCAATGGTTGGCTATGGTATTGGAGCAGCACCACCTCAGAGGTGTTCTCCTTTCTCTCTAGGAAACTGCTCAAGAGGAAATTCTTCAACCGAGCCTTATTTGGCAGCACATCATATGCTGTTAGCACATGCTTCGGTTGCAAGATTGTATAACAAGAAATATAAG GGAATACAACACGGGTTTATTGGGTTGAATCTTCTTACTATTAGTTTTGTTCCAGTGACAAATACTAGTGGAGATATTATTGCCACTCAAGGGGCCCAAGACTTTTGGATGGGGTG GATACTAAATCCATTAACATTTGGTGATTATCCTGATATAATGAAAAAGAATATTGGCTCAAGGCTTCCTTCCTTCACTAAAGAGGAATCAAATCTGATCAGAAACTCAATTGACTTCTTAGGAATTAACTTTTACAGCACATTTTCTGTTAACAACCATTCCAAAAGCCTGAACATGAAAGATATAGATTTAATACCAGATATGGACGCAGAAATTACAA TGCTTCCCGAAAATGATACATCTATAAACACG GTGCTAGATTCCTTGAAGAATGATTATGGAAAATTTCCAATTTATATACATGAAAATG GCCATCAAACACCTCACAGTTCATCATTGAATGATTTTTCTAGGATAAAATCCTTGCATAAATACATCGGGAGCATAGCTAAAGCAATAAGGAGTGGATCAAATATAAAAGGTTATTTTGTATGGTCCTTCTTGGATGTGTTTGAAATAATTGGTGGATATGAAGAAAGTTTAGGCCTATACTACACAGATTTTAAAGATCCAAATTTGAAGAGACAACCTAAACTCTCTGCTAAATGGTACTCAAATTTTCTGAAAAATAAACCTATAGACCCAAAGATTATTATGAAAGTTGAGAGTGATGCATCTTTGCTATAA
- the LOC127127443 gene encoding beta-glucosidase 11: MAFALRVLVAVILVLFSWSAHSLSRDEFPSDFVFGASTSAYQVEGAANEDGRKPSIWDTFSHAGNANIYKGDGDVSCDGYHKYKEDVQLMANMGLDAYRFSISWSRLIPDGKGAINPKGLEYYNNLINELTSHGIQPHVTLHHWDLPQTLEDEYEGWISRKIVYDFTAYADVCFREFGDRVKYWTTVNEVNVFATFGYGFGTVPPQRCSPFSLANCSRGNSSTEPYLAAHHMLLAHASVARLYNKKYKGVQHGFIGLNVLTIGFVPLTNTSGDIIATQRAQDFWIRWVINPLTLGDYPDIMKKNVGSRLPSFTKEESNLIRNSIDFLGINFYNTFSVNNYPESLDMEDRTFMQDMAAEMTMLPENDTFIDAVLDTFKNDYGNLPIYIHENGFKTPHNSSLNDFSRIKYLHKYIGSIAKAIRNGSNLKGYFVWSFLDVFEILSGYEESLGLYYIDFKDPNLKRQPKLSAKWYSNFLKNKSVDPKIVMEIESDASLL, encoded by the exons ATGGCTTTTGCTTTGAGAGTGTTAGTTGCTGTAATTCTCGTCCTCTTCTCTTGGAGTGCTCATAGTTTGAGCAGAGATGAGTTCCCTTCCGACTTTGTCTTTGGTGCATCAACCTCTGCTTACCAG GTTGAAGGTGCAGCAAATGAAGATGGTAGGAAACCAAGCATATGGGATACCTTTTCTCACGCTGGAAATG CGAATATTTACAAAGGTGATGGAGATGTTTCATGCGATGGATATCACAAATATAAG GAAGATGTGCAACTCATGGCTAATATGGGTTTAGATGCCTATAGATTTTCAATATCATGGTCAAGACTTATTCCAG ATGGAAAAGGAGCAATCAATCCAAAAGGACTTGAATATTACAACAACCTCATCAATGAACTGACAAGCCATGGGATCCAACCACATGTTACATTGCACCATTGGGATCTACCACAAACACTTGAAGACGAATATGAAGGATGGATTAGTAGAAAGATTGTGTATGATTTCACAGCATATGCTGATGTATGTTTCAGAGAATTTGGTGATAGAGTTAAGTACTGGACCACGGTGAATGAGGTTAATGTGTTTGCAACGTTTGGCTATGGTTTTGGAACAGTGCCGCCTCAGAGGTGTTCTCCTTTCTCTCTAGCTAACTGTTCAAGAGGAAATTCTTCAACTGAGCCATATTTGGCAGCACATCATATGCTGTTAGCACATGCTTCGGTTGCAAGATTGTATAACAAGAAATATAAG GGAGTACAGCATGGGTTTATTGGGTTGAATGTTCTTACTATTGGTTTTGTTCCGCTGACAAATACTAGTGGAGATATTATAGCAACTCAAAGGGCTCAAGACTTTTGGATACGGTG GGTAATAAATCCATTAACATTGGGTGATTATCCTGATATAATGAAAAAGAATGTTGGCTCAAGGCTTCCTTCCTTCACTAAAGAGGAATCAAATCTGATCAGAAACTCAATTGACTTCTTAGGAATTAACTTTTACAACACATTTTCGGTTAACAACTATCCCGAAAGCTTGGACATGGAGGATAGAACTTTCATGCAAGATATGGCAGCAGAAATGACAA TGCTTCCTGAAAACGATACATTTATAGACGCG GTGCTAGATACCTTCAAGAATGATTATGGAAATCTTCCAATTTACATACATGAAAATG GCTTCAAAACACCTCACAATTCATCATTGAATGATTTTTCTAGGATAAAATACTTGCATAAATACATTGGGAGCATAGCTAAAGCAATAAGGAATGGATCAAATCTAAAAGGTTATTTTGTATGGTCCTTCTTGGATGTGTTTGAAATACTGAGTGGATATGAAGAAAGTTTAGGTCTATACTACATAGATTTTAAAGATCCAAACTTGAAAAGACAACCTAAACTCTCTGCTAAATGGTACTCAAATTTTCTGAAAAATAAATCTGTAGACCCAAAGATTGTTATGGAAATTGAGAGTGATGCATCTTTGCTATAA